The sequence ACCACGAAATCACACGTTTTAAAAACGAATTTGAAATTCTACGTTCTGTCGATTCACCATATACTTTAAGACCACTAGATTTAGAAACATATCAAAATACGGTAGCCATTGTATTCCCAAATGTTGGTTTTACTGATCTCGCAAAACTACAATTAAGTGGTAAGTATAGCAATATCGCAACTTTTTTGAATATCTCTATCGAAGTTTGTAAGGCACTTGTTGATATCCATAAGGCAAAAATTGTTCACAACGATATCAAAGCACAAAATATCATTTATAATCCAGACACTGGAGCTTTAAAGATTATCGATTTTGGTTCTGCGACACTTTTGACTCATCGTAGTTTTTATCTTCCGATGAATCAAAATTTAACCGGAACACTTGCTCATATTTCACCCGAACAAACTGGTCGGATGAACCGTACAGTTGATTACAGAACAGATTTTTATTCCTTTGGTGTCACCTTATATCAGTTAATTACTGGGGACTTGCCATTTTTATACACTGATAGTTTGGAAATGGTGCATGCACACTTGGCAAAAACTCCGCTTTCTCCAAAGGAAAGAAGTGGGGCACCAAAAATTGTTTCTGATTTAATTATGAAACTTCTGGAGAAAAATCCAGAAGATCGGTACCAAACAGCAACGGGTTTGCTGTCTGACCTCTCTGCGATCCAATCCGTTCTTTTGGAAAATGGAAAAGAATCTTTAAATCAGTTCCAAATGGAACTTGCAAAGAATGATAAATCCTCTCGATTCCAAATTCCCAAAAAATTATATGGAAGAGAAACCCAGCTTCATGTTTTTGAAGAAAAATTTCTCGATGCAAAAGAAGGAAAAATCGAAACCTTTTTAATTTCGGGTCGATCAGGAATTGGGAAGTCGGCCCTTATCAACGAAATTCAAAAACCAGTCACAAGGGAAAAGGCATATTTCACTTCAGGTAAATTTGATTTATACAAAAAATCGATTCCTTACCGCGCCATCAATTTGGCCTTACAAGGACTTGTTCGGCAGTTATTATCCGAAAACGAATCTGCTGTCAAAGAATGGAAAAAGAATTTATCGGACGCACTAGGTGCTAATGCAAAATTGATCATTGATGTAGTTCCTGAATTGTCACAGTTGTTAGGTGATAAACCATCGCCGCCCGAATTGGATAGTTTAGAGACTGAAAACCGATTTCATTTGGTATTTCGAAAATTCCTCCGAACCATTTGTACAAAAGAACATCCTGTGGTCTTGTTTTTGGACGATATGCAATGGGCGGATTCTTCAAGCATCTTGCTCTTAAAAGAAGTTCTAACTGATCCTGAAATTTCATATTTTTTTATTATTCTTTCATACCGAGATAATGAAGTACTCCCAACGGATCCATTTTTTAGACTCCTTGAAGAACTTCGTGAGATCCAAATTGCGATTACCGAAATTCGGTTAGAACCATTGAGAGAGCGTGATGTGGCACTTTTGGTTTCGGAAACATTAATGGTTCCAGAATCAGAAATTCGTCCGATCGCAGAAGTCCTTTGGAAAAAAACAAAGGGAAATCCATTTCATGTCAATGAGATGTTTAAGAACTTATATGAAAGATCTTACATTTACTTTGCAGATGATCATTGGTCTTGGGACAAAGACAAAATTGATTCAGTCAATATTTCTGACAACGTAATCGATCTTATCATTGATAAAATAAATCTCCAATCAGAAGAACTAATCGATGCACTTAAATTAACTGCATGTATTGGAAACTGGTTTCGCCATGATATTTATGCAACGATAGCGGATAGGCCATTTCACAAAGCATCAATGGATTTGGTGACACTTGCCAATGAAGAGTTTTTGATCCTCGGTATGGAGGATGCAAACTTTACTCATGATAAAATCAGAGAAGCTATCTATAAAATCATTTCACCAGAAGAAAAGGCAAAACTACATTATAAGATCGGTAAAACATATCTTTCAATTCTTTATAAATACAAACTTGAAGACCATTTATTTACCATTGTAAACCAATTGAATTTAGGTGCTTCGCAAATGAAAGGAAGCGAAGAATTAGCCGAACTAAGGATCTTAAATGAAAAAGCAGGGTTCAAAGCATTAAATTCTTCCGCATATGATGCGGCTTTCACTTTCTTTGATCGAATGGTTGGGCTTATGAAGGATGAGGAGTGGAAAAGTGATTATGAAAACTCTTTGAAACTTCATTTGGCCTATGCAAGATCAGCGTACCTTTCTAAAAATTTTGAAGCAGCAGAAAAAAGTTTTAATTATATACTTAGCTTTGTTCGCAATGACCTAGATAAAATTTTAGTCTACGAACTTCAATCCTCTATGCTTGTCACTCAAAACAAGATGAAAGAGGTTTTGGAAACTTTGAAACAGGCCTTGAAACTTGTGGGAGTTCGATTGCCTAAAAAAGCAAATTCACTTTCTCCACTCCCAGAGTTAATCAAATTTAAATTTAAACTTGGCAATCGATCGATTGAAAGTTTAGAACATCTTCCGATTGCAAACGATCCTAGATATCTTGCTATCATGCGACTTCTGAATGCATGTATCGCTCCTTCATTCCTTGCTGAACCAGATTTATTTCCTGTGATCGTTTTGAAGTTGGTCAATAATACCTTACGGTTTGGTTTATGTGAAATTAGTGCCTTTGGGTTTTGTGCGATGGGTGTGATCCAAGGTTCTGGACTAGGAAATTATGGTGATGGTTTTAAATTTGGTCAGTTAGGTGTTCGTTTGCTTGAAACCTTAGATGCAAAACCATTCCAATGCCGAACTTTATTTATGTTCGCATGTATGATTTCTCCATGGAAAAATCATGCAAGAGACGGTCGTTCCATATTTTGGGATAGTTTCCTTGCTGGGATGGAAACCGGCGACTTACAATACTCTTCATATTCACTCAATAATATTCATTTTCAAGGTTTGTTGTTTCGCGAAAACTTAGAAGATCTTTATAAGAGCCAACTTCGGTATGATGCTTCTTTATTAAGTTTACGTCAAAATCATGCGTACCAAGTGCACAGACTCAATCTCCAGTTAGTTGAAAATATGAGAGGTGAGTCTCCAGATCCAATGAGTTTGGAAGGTAGATATTTTTCAGAATCCGAAACTGTTTCTGAATGGTTGGCCACTGGGAATGCAAATGCATTATTTGATTATTATCTCTGTAAGTTAAGAATTGAATACTTTCTTGGTGATAAAGTAAAAGCGTATGAGTATTCATTGAAACTAGATGGTTTGGAAGGTGCAATGTTTGGGATGATGTTTGTTCCTGAACATGTATTTCTTGGTGCTCTCGTTACCTTTTCACTCATCGTGGATAATATCATTCCCGCTGGAACTACAAAAGCAAATCTCAAAAAACGTTTAGTATCCTTTGCGAAACGAATGAAAGTTTGGGCGAAAAGTTCTCCGGATAATTTTGGTCATAAATACGAAATCATTTCCGCTTTATTGTTATATTTGGCGAATCAGAAAACCCAAGCAGTGATCGCTTGTAAGGCGGCAATTTCTTCCGCCCGTGAGTTTAGTTATATCTTAGAGGAAGCCATAGCAAACGAATTTTTAGTTCGTATGTGGAAAGAAACAGGATTTGAACAATACAGCAACTTGCATTTGGTGGAGGCGCATTATCGTTACGGGAAATATGGGTTTTTATCTAAGGTAAAACAATTAGAGATGAGCCATATTTCTCTGAAAAAATATATCGGAAGAAACTTTAGAACAGACTCTACGGATAGTCTTGCATTGTTTAGTACAACAAAGGATATTTTTGGGGATGTTGGTTCTACTTTAGATATCAATACGGTAATCAAAGCCTCACAAACCATTTCAGGAGAGATCCAACTCAATCGTTTGTTAGAAAAGATGATGAAAATCCTGATTGAGAATGCAGGAGCAGAGAGAGGATACTTTATCCTCAAATCGGATTCAGGTTGGCAGGTTTTAGCAGAGTCAGAAGTAGAAAAAGAATCTGTTTCTGTTTATTCAGAAACCCCATTTGCAATCGATTTTCTTGAACCAGTTGCCTATGTAAACCAAAACAAAATTCCTTCGCAGATTATTGGTTATGTGGTGAGAACGGGGCTCGTTGTTATTTGCGGTGATGCTGCAAGAGAAGGTGATTTTAAAAATGATCCTTATGTTAAGTCGACCTTACCAAAATCTTTACTTTGTTATCCGATCTTAAGCCATGGAACAGTTGTTGGTATTGTTTATTTGGAAAACAATCTCACAACGGATGCATTTACTCCAGGTAGGGTCGAAATTCTAAAAATATTATCTTCACAAATTGCTGTTTCTATTGAGAATTCACTTCTTTATACCAACCTGGAACAGAAAGTAGATGAGAGGACCAAGGAATTAAATTTTGCTTTAACGGAAGTTCAAGGATTAAAAGAACAACAAGACGGAGATTATTTTTTAGCATCTTTACTTATTGAGCCGCTAACCCAGAACCTTGCAAGTTCCTCGAATATGAAAATTCAGTTCCTTACGGAACAAAAGAAAAAGTTTTCTTATAAACAATGGAGTTCCGAAATTGGTGGAGACTTATGTGTATCATCATCCATCCAACTTCAGAATAAAAAGTACATTGTTGTTTTAAATGGCGATGCCATGGGTAAATCGATGCAAGGAGCAAGTGGTGCTCTTGTCATTGGCTCGGTGTTTGAAGCAATCATCAAAAGAAATGGCCAATCCGAAGAAGTCAGAGACATCACTCCTGAAAAATGGGTGAGCAATGCCTATACGGAATTGCATAACACACTCGTAACATTTGATGGTTCGATGTTAATTTCTATGTTTCTTTGTTTGATTGATGATGAAACTGGTTTCTTTTATTTTTTAAATGCGGAACATCCGAGGCCTGTGATTTACCGTAATGATAAAACTTTCTTTTTACCACATAACTATGTTTGTGCGAAGTTAGGTCTTTTGGCTTCCAAAAAAGCACTCCAGATCAATACGTTCCAATTAGAAAAAGGGGATGTCCTTTTGATTGGTTCAGATGGACGTGACGATATTTTGATTGGTTCCGAAGCTGAAATGGAAGTGAACGAAGATGATGAATTGTTTTTAAAAACAACTTTCGAAGGCCAAGGAGATCTAGAAGCAATTCGAGATGCGATCAAAAGCCATGGGGAATTGATTGATGATTTATCTTTAATTCGTGTCGAATATACAGGAGAGGGTTCGCCCATCCACGTTCCAACCAACCATCCAAAACATTTTGTTTATTTACGTGCACTCACTCTTTATAAGCAGAAAAAATGGAAGGAAGTTGAAAAAATGATTTCGAGTCATTTTGAATCCATTCATGATGCACCACTTTCTGTTCAAAAAATATATCTTTATACTGAACATAGAATGTCCGTGTTCCCATTGGAATTTGCGGTGCAATACGTGCAAAAAAATCCTTCGGATAGTTTAACACTCTTTTATATTGCTGAGGCACTATTTGAAAATGGAGATTTTTCGGCTGCTTTTGATTATTCCGAACGGGTGCAACTGAGACGCCCATACCACAAAGAAAACAATATTTTATTTGCTCGACTCTTGGAACTTCGGCGAAAATAAATCATCTTATGTTATCCGTCGGAAACGACATCGTTGAAAACCAGAGAATTCGTGAACTTCTCGAAAAACATGGAGATCGCTTTTTAAAGAGGGTTTTTACCGACGAGGAAGTCGAATATTGCCACAAACACAAAGACCCGGTCCCCTTTTTGGCGGGTCGTTTTGCCTGTAAGGAAGCCGTGATCAAGGCCCTCAATTTAAACCCGGGCGAAGTTGCCGATATGCGCGAGATTGAACTTGCAGGCACCAATTTTGGTAAAAAAACGCTAGTCATCCATGGGAAAACTGAGAAGTTTTTCCGTGAGAAAGGATTTACTAGCAGTTCCGTATCCATCAGCCACGCTGACCATTACGCAACGGCAGTTGTCGTTTTCTACAAGGAGCCCAAATGATCGTTAGTGATAAAATGAAAGCAGTATTGGTTCATTACAACCAAGCCCTTTCGTTATACAAATCGCGAAAGTTCGCAGAAGCAAAAGAAGAGTTTAAAAAAGGACTCGCGATTCATCCTGGAGATGGCCCCTCGAAACTATACATTGAACGTTGCGATGATTATATCGCAGATCCCCCACCAGAAGATTGGGACGGGGTTTATAACATGAAAACAAAATAGGAACTATGTCAAAAAAAGAAATGCAAACAACCATCACCGAACACGGAGTCATTGCCACTATTCTAGGAAAAGAAACGGCGTTTAACGGAACTTTGGCGTTCAAAAAACCCTTACAAATTTCTGGTGATTTCACGGGCGAAATCATCTCTGATGGTTATCTGGTGATTAGCGAAGGTGCAAGAGTCAAAGCAAATATCAAAGCTGGTACGGTTGTTGTTGGCGGAACCATTATTGGAAACGTAACAGCAACACAAAGATTAGAAATGTTATCTACTGGCAAAGTCCAAGGAAACATTCGTACGGCAAAACTTCAAATTGCTGATGGGGTTGTATTTGATGGGAATTGTGAAATGCTAAGCAGCGAAGAAACTTAGTTTGTGGCAATTTCATCCTTATAGTTTACTTCTATTTCTAGCATTCAGCTTCAATCTTGTATTGGGGCTTTTCGTTCTCAAATCCTTCCGCCTAGATCTTGTTAAATACCTTTTAATTTTAGTTTTCGGTTCTATGATGTGGACCGGATTTTATGGAATTGATTTTGTATTTATAAGTCCAGCCCTACATAGATCCTTTATTGCATTTTTATATATTGGTGTTGCTCTAGCCAATTTAGGAATGGTGCTTGTTTCATTAGAATTTACGCAAAACAAGCATTTGTTGACAAAAAAGTTTTGGGTTATGTTAACAATCCAACCGCTGGTTACACTTGCGGTATGTGTTCTTGATCCCATTTTTAAAACTTTAACACTCGATACATATTTAGTAAATATCAACGGTCGAATTCAGTGGGTCCAAGAAACAAATGTTGGCGGATTCATAGTTTCCTATTTCTTTTCATTCTTTTGGTCTGCATTTGTCGCTTATCTACTCATCAAAGGTATTTTTGTATCTAAATCGACAGAAAGACGAAGGTATTTGTTGATTTTGTTGTCCTACTTGTTTATTTGGGTAACGGCCATTTTGCATAAGTTAGGTTTTCGTCCTCTGCCCGGACTCAATGTTACTGCCGTGATGAGCACGATGCAGGTAATTTTGATTTTTTTCGCCATCGGATATTATCGTATGTTCGACCTTGTTCCATTGGTCCGAGGGGAAATCGTAGACGAGTTGGACGAAGCAGTAGTGATCCTCGATTTTAATAATCGTATTGTTGATTGGAATATGTCCGCAGAACATTTGTTTCGAATCTCCTCCAAAAACTCTACTTTACTTTCATATAAATATTTTTTTGCATCAGCTCCTGGAATTATTTCTAAACTCGATCATTTGTCAGATAAAAAAACACTTACAAAATGGATTTGGGAAAAAGATGAAAAGTATTGGGAAGTGACCGCAAAACAGATCCGAGATGCTAACCGTAAAAAAATTGGAATGGTTCTTGTTTTTCGCGATATCACCGAACAAAGAAATTTAGAAAAACAAATGGTAAATGTCAACCGTGAACTCTTGGTTGCCAATGGAACCAAAGATCGTTTTTTATCGATCATTTCACATGATTTGCGTGGCCCACTCGCTGGGATTAAAATGTTACTCAAAGTATTGAATGAGGACATGAAAAAGAAAGAAGATGCACTCGCTGGAATGACACAGTCTTTGGTAGACGCAACGGAATCTGTTTTTTCCTTATTGGAAAACCTTTTGGAATGGTCTAAGTTACAACGGGGACAGGAAGAATATAGGCCACATTACTATCGTTTGGATAACATAGTGCGGGAGTGTTTGGAGCTCTTTACTCTTAGCGCATCGACAAAAGGTATTGTTTTGGAGGTGAATGTTCCTTCTCATGCAATGGTGTTTTGCGATGATCGAATGATCATCACTGTCATTCGAAATTTGATTTCAAATGCACTGAAGTTCAGTCATAAAAATGGCAAAGTTATCATTGAAGCAACCGATATAGGCGAGGACTGGCAGGTTTCAGTCATTGACTCTGGAGTAGGTATGTCGAAAGCCATCGTAGACAAACTATTCAAAGTTGGGGAAGTGATTAAGTCAACAGGGACCCAAGGGGAGACAGGGAATGGAATCGGACTTTTGCTCTGTCATGAATTTGTTTCTGTCAACGGAGGGACCATGTATGCTGATAGCGATGGAGTATCTGGTTCTAGATTCGTTTTTACAATTCCTAAAAAAATGAGAGAGGAGATCGTTTCATGAAGAAGACAATTGTTGTTACCGGTGCTACAGATGGAATTGGAAGAGTTTGTGCTCATACATTTGCAAAAAACCAAGAAGAATTCATTTTAGTGGGTCGCAATGCAGATAAATTAGCGGCTCTCGTTTATTCATTACAAGTGACAGGGGCAGTGGTTCATTCTTATGTTGCTGATTTATCATCTGCAAAAGAAACTTTTTTGTTATCTGAAACCATCCGAAAAAACCATCCACAGATTGATGTTTTACTGAACAATGCTGGTGCCTATTTTGACCAATACACTCTAACAAAGGAAGGTATTGAGTCTACATTTGCTTTAAATCATTTGAATTATTTTATATTATCAT comes from Leptospira mtsangambouensis and encodes:
- a CDS encoding protein kinase domain-containing protein, with protein sequence MFTVGKYNALRELHLGKRSSVYSGESLSGEPVVIKLLNRDYPDNHEITRFKNEFEILRSVDSPYTLRPLDLETYQNTVAIVFPNVGFTDLAKLQLSGKYSNIATFLNISIEVCKALVDIHKAKIVHNDIKAQNIIYNPDTGALKIIDFGSATLLTHRSFYLPMNQNLTGTLAHISPEQTGRMNRTVDYRTDFYSFGVTLYQLITGDLPFLYTDSLEMVHAHLAKTPLSPKERSGAPKIVSDLIMKLLEKNPEDRYQTATGLLSDLSAIQSVLLENGKESLNQFQMELAKNDKSSRFQIPKKLYGRETQLHVFEEKFLDAKEGKIETFLISGRSGIGKSALINEIQKPVTREKAYFTSGKFDLYKKSIPYRAINLALQGLVRQLLSENESAVKEWKKNLSDALGANAKLIIDVVPELSQLLGDKPSPPELDSLETENRFHLVFRKFLRTICTKEHPVVLFLDDMQWADSSSILLLKEVLTDPEISYFFIILSYRDNEVLPTDPFFRLLEELREIQIAITEIRLEPLRERDVALLVSETLMVPESEIRPIAEVLWKKTKGNPFHVNEMFKNLYERSYIYFADDHWSWDKDKIDSVNISDNVIDLIIDKINLQSEELIDALKLTACIGNWFRHDIYATIADRPFHKASMDLVTLANEEFLILGMEDANFTHDKIREAIYKIISPEEKAKLHYKIGKTYLSILYKYKLEDHLFTIVNQLNLGASQMKGSEELAELRILNEKAGFKALNSSAYDAAFTFFDRMVGLMKDEEWKSDYENSLKLHLAYARSAYLSKNFEAAEKSFNYILSFVRNDLDKILVYELQSSMLVTQNKMKEVLETLKQALKLVGVRLPKKANSLSPLPELIKFKFKLGNRSIESLEHLPIANDPRYLAIMRLLNACIAPSFLAEPDLFPVIVLKLVNNTLRFGLCEISAFGFCAMGVIQGSGLGNYGDGFKFGQLGVRLLETLDAKPFQCRTLFMFACMISPWKNHARDGRSIFWDSFLAGMETGDLQYSSYSLNNIHFQGLLFRENLEDLYKSQLRYDASLLSLRQNHAYQVHRLNLQLVENMRGESPDPMSLEGRYFSESETVSEWLATGNANALFDYYLCKLRIEYFLGDKVKAYEYSLKLDGLEGAMFGMMFVPEHVFLGALVTFSLIVDNIIPAGTTKANLKKRLVSFAKRMKVWAKSSPDNFGHKYEIISALLLYLANQKTQAVIACKAAISSAREFSYILEEAIANEFLVRMWKETGFEQYSNLHLVEAHYRYGKYGFLSKVKQLEMSHISLKKYIGRNFRTDSTDSLALFSTTKDIFGDVGSTLDINTVIKASQTISGEIQLNRLLEKMMKILIENAGAERGYFILKSDSGWQVLAESEVEKESVSVYSETPFAIDFLEPVAYVNQNKIPSQIIGYVVRTGLVVICGDAAREGDFKNDPYVKSTLPKSLLCYPILSHGTVVGIVYLENNLTTDAFTPGRVEILKILSSQIAVSIENSLLYTNLEQKVDERTKELNFALTEVQGLKEQQDGDYFLASLLIEPLTQNLASSSNMKIQFLTEQKKKFSYKQWSSEIGGDLCVSSSIQLQNKKYIVVLNGDAMGKSMQGASGALVIGSVFEAIIKRNGQSEEVRDITPEKWVSNAYTELHNTLVTFDGSMLISMFLCLIDDETGFFYFLNAEHPRPVIYRNDKTFFLPHNYVCAKLGLLASKKALQINTFQLEKGDVLLIGSDGRDDILIGSEAEMEVNEDDELFLKTTFEGQGDLEAIRDAIKSHGELIDDLSLIRVEYTGEGSPIHVPTNHPKHFVYLRALTLYKQKKWKEVEKMISSHFESIHDAPLSVQKIYLYTEHRMSVFPLEFAVQYVQKNPSDSLTLFYIAEALFENGDFSAAFDYSERVQLRRPYHKENNILFARLLELRRK
- a CDS encoding tetratricopeptide repeat protein encodes the protein MVSDKMKAVLVHYNQALSLYKSRKFAEAKEEFKKGLAIHPGDGPSKLYIERCDDYIADPPPEDWDGVYNMKTK
- a CDS encoding sensor histidine kinase, with the protein product MWQFHPYSLLLFLAFSFNLVLGLFVLKSFRLDLVKYLLILVFGSMMWTGFYGIDFVFISPALHRSFIAFLYIGVALANLGMVLVSLEFTQNKHLLTKKFWVMLTIQPLVTLAVCVLDPIFKTLTLDTYLVNINGRIQWVQETNVGGFIVSYFFSFFWSAFVAYLLIKGIFVSKSTERRRYLLILLSYLFIWVTAILHKLGFRPLPGLNVTAVMSTMQVILIFFAIGYYRMFDLVPLVRGEIVDELDEAVVILDFNNRIVDWNMSAEHLFRISSKNSTLLSYKYFFASAPGIISKLDHLSDKKTLTKWIWEKDEKYWEVTAKQIRDANRKKIGMVLVFRDITEQRNLEKQMVNVNRELLVANGTKDRFLSIISHDLRGPLAGIKMLLKVLNEDMKKKEDALAGMTQSLVDATESVFSLLENLLEWSKLQRGQEEYRPHYYRLDNIVRECLELFTLSASTKGIVLEVNVPSHAMVFCDDRMIITVIRNLISNALKFSHKNGKVIIEATDIGEDWQVSVIDSGVGMSKAIVDKLFKVGEVIKSTGTQGETGNGIGLLLCHEFVSVNGGTMYADSDGVSGSRFVFTIPKKMREEIVS
- a CDS encoding bactofilin family protein, which translates into the protein MSKKEMQTTITEHGVIATILGKETAFNGTLAFKKPLQISGDFTGEIISDGYLVISEGARVKANIKAGTVVVGGTIIGNVTATQRLEMLSTGKVQGNIRTAKLQIADGVVFDGNCEMLSSEET
- the acpS gene encoding holo-ACP synthase gives rise to the protein MLSVGNDIVENQRIRELLEKHGDRFLKRVFTDEEVEYCHKHKDPVPFLAGRFACKEAVIKALNLNPGEVADMREIELAGTNFGKKTLVIHGKTEKFFREKGFTSSSVSISHADHYATAVVVFYKEPK